The Chloroflexota bacterium genomic interval CGCCACCGCCCAACCGGAGGTTGTTGCTGCCGCCAAACGTATCAACACCGGCGGCATGATCAGCAGCCACGAGGGCTCCTTCCCCGTGGTGATCACCGCTATCGAGCCTGCCATCGAGGAGCCGCTGAGCATTCAGGCCGAAAACGTGGCTGAGGGCCGCTACTTATTGCCCGATGAGGGCGATGCTATCTTCATCGGTCGGGGCCTGGCTGATCTATTGGACGCCGGCGTGGGCGACCGCGTCAACCTGTTGGGACGCAGCAAGCAGGAAGAGATGCGGCAGCGCACCATGACCATCGTCGGCATCTACGACCTGGGCATGGCTGCGGCGGAAAAGGGCACTGTATTCATGACCTTGCCCGAGGCACAAGATCTTTATAATCTTCGCGATGAGGTCACCGAGGTGACCATCAATCTGGATACTATTGGCAAGGAAGCGAGCGTGATCGCCGCGCTGCAAGCCGCGCTGCCCGGCTACGAGATCGACTCCTGGGACACCTTGAGGCCGGAGATCCGGGAGACCATCACCACCAAGCTGGCCTTCACCAGCGTCTTCGGATTGATTGTGATCTTCATCGCCAGCATCGGCATTCTGAATATCCAGTTGATGGCGGTGTTCGAACGCACCCGGGAAATGGGCGTGCTTGCGGCACTGGGCATGAAAGGGCGACAGATCATGGGTCTGTTCATGTTGGAAGGCACCATGATCGGCGTGGTTGGCGCGGTGATCGGCTGCGTTCTCGGAGTCGCGCTGCTGGCGCTGGTGGGGCAGAAGGGCATCGATTACTCCTTTGCCTCCGATATCGGAGGCGAGATGATCGCCCTGATGGGCGACCGCATCTATCCCAGCATTACCCTGTCCGATGTCATCAGCCGCGGTATCACTGTCACGATAATCGTGATGATCGCTTCACTGTACCCGGCCTGGCAGGCGTCGCGCAAGGAGCCTGCGGAAGCCTTGCACCATGTTTAGGTAACAGTGGTCAGTAACCGGCGATCGGAATACGGATTACCGGTTGCGGAATACCGATCATTGGACACTTGAAAGAGGATAACTACCAATGGCACTCGGCAAACTCTGGACCATCGCCTGGCGGGATCTGGGGCGCAACAAGCGGCGCTCATTGTTCTCGATACTCGCTGTTGCTCTCGGCCTGGCTTTGTTGATCGTATTGAACGGCTTCATTGCCGGCATGGTGGAAGGCGCATTGCAGAATTCAATTCGCCTGGAAACGGGACACGTGCAACTGCGGGCAGCCAGCTACGAGGAAGAAAAAACCAGCCTGCAATGGAAGGACCTGCTGGATAACCCGCAGGGTTTGACGGAGCAGGCGAATGCCATGGACGAGGTAAAGATCGCTGCCCCGGTCCTTTGGGCCAGCGGCTATCTCAACACCAGGGATGAGGCGGTCGGTATACGCATTTTCGGTGTGGACACCACTTCTGGCCTCTACCAGCCATTCAGGGAGGCGATGGTTGAGGGAGAGTTCCTGGACGCCGACGACCGCAGTGGGATCCTGATTGGAAAGCGCCTGGCCGATAGCCTGGAGTTGGGCGTTGGCGACACTGTGAACCTGGCGGTAATCAACTCAGACGGCCAACCAGACGAGAGTCCCTTCACCATTCGCGGTTTCTATTCCACCGGGGTTTTCAGCTACGATGACAGCGCCGCTTTCATGCCGCTGTCGAAGGCGCAGGCATTTACCAACACCGGCGGGCGTGCCAGTGCGGTCACCATGTTGCTCAACGAGCAGGAGAACGCCGAAGCCGTGGCAGCGGCCCTGCAAAGTCCGGGGGTCAGCGCGCTCACCTGGCGCAAGTTGAACGAAGTGTTCCTGGTCACCCTTGATGCGGCCCTGAGCTTCTACGTCATCATCTACGGCATCGTGATTTTGATCGTGGCGGTCATCATCGCCAACACGCTGCTGATGGCCGTCTTCGAGCGCATCCGCGAGGTGGGAATCCTGGCTGCGCTGGGTATGAAGGGGCGTCAGATATCGCTGATGTTCCTGATCGAGGCTGCCATTCTTGGCGTGGCAGGTGTTTTGCTGGGCAACATTCTCGGCTCTGCCGGCGTGGCCTATCTGGCCAGCTCCGGGATTTCAACAGGTGAGACCGGCGCTGTGGCCGCGGATATTGCCATCGGCGCGACCATGTATGCCAAATTCGATCCCGGCGGCATGTTTTCCCTGTCGGCGTGGACCCTGATTATCACGCTGTTGGCCGCGCTCTACCCGGCCTGGTATGCGTCGCGCCTTGAACCGGTAGAGGCGCTGCATTCCTTCTAATTGTCAATCCACTCCGCTTCGCTGCGGGACCCTGTGGTCGATTGTCAATGCGAGCAGAAACCGTTGGCAACTGGCAATTGCCCGATGACCACAGACGATAAATCCTTGTTCCTGGAGAACAACAATGGAAATCATCCAACTTGAGAATGTCGTAAAATCATACCAGATCGGCGAGGTTGAGACCCGCGCGTTGGACGGCGTCAGCCTGACCATGGCGGATGGAGAGTTTACGGCCCTGGTCGGCCCTTCGGGCTCGGGAAAGACCACCATGCT includes:
- a CDS encoding ABC transporter permease, encoding MALGKLWTIAWRDLGRNKRRSLFSILAVALGLALLIVLNGFIAGMVEGALQNSIRLETGHVQLRAASYEEEKTSLQWKDLLDNPQGLTEQANAMDEVKIAAPVLWASGYLNTRDEAVGIRIFGVDTTSGLYQPFREAMVEGEFLDADDRSGILIGKRLADSLELGVGDTVNLAVINSDGQPDESPFTIRGFYSTGVFSYDDSAAFMPLSKAQAFTNTGGRASAVTMLLNEQENAEAVAAALQSPGVSALTWRKLNEVFLVTLDAALSFYVIIYGIVILIVAVIIANTLLMAVFERIREVGILAALGMKGRQISLMFLIEAAILGVAGVLLGNILGSAGVAYLASSGISTGETGAVAADIAIGATMYAKFDPGGMFSLSAWTLIITLLAALYPAWYASRLEPVEALHSF
- a CDS encoding FtsX-like permease family protein, encoding MGTYFKLAWRNMWRNWRRTAIALVAIVLGLILLLFFDGMLIGSDQAIFGNAVRLYGGNIQAHQPGFRDKASRLPILPLSDADAVVTGATAQPEVVAAAKRINTGGMISSHEGSFPVVITAIEPAIEEPLSIQAENVAEGRYLLPDEGDAIFIGRGLADLLDAGVGDRVNLLGRSKQEEMRQRTMTIVGIYDLGMAAAEKGTVFMTLPEAQDLYNLRDEVTEVTINLDTIGKEASVIAALQAALPGYEIDSWDTLRPEIRETITTKLAFTSVFGLIVIFIASIGILNIQLMAVFERTREMGVLAALGMKGRQIMGLFMLEGTMIGVVGAVIGCVLGVALLALVGQKGIDYSFASDIGGEMIALMGDRIYPSITLSDVISRGITVTIIVMIASLYPAWQASRKEPAEALHHV